A region from the Panicum hallii strain FIL2 chromosome 1, PHallii_v3.1, whole genome shotgun sequence genome encodes:
- the LOC112897603 gene encoding transcription termination factor MTEF1, chloroplastic-like: MVARTRLPLPPPAPSPHTATGAGGGGRGVEFRRKLHFLSSELHLDPFPLLAANPALRSAPLPLLRDSLRLLTSHGLSARDAARVFSAFPTLLTSPPGEPLRFLSADAPLPPPHLRAAVLRSPRLLAASVPDTLRPALLFLRRRVALLREPLPLAAALLLAFSVERTLLPKLLFLRDATGLPDPAVCAVLRRAPAILSYGIETNLTPKLQFLAERMGRDPAVELSEFPHYFAFSLEGRIRPRHDALRERGIEMSLKDMLTSNDDEFRERLIKATLSDTKATL, encoded by the coding sequence ATGGTCGCCCGCACGCGCCTCCCGCTCCCGCCTCCCGCCCCCTCTCCCCACACCGccaccggcgccggcggtggcggccgcggcGTGGAGTTCCGCCGCAAGCTCCACTTCCTCTCGTCCGAGCTCCACCTCGACCCGTTCCCGCTCCTCGCCGCCAACCCCGCGCTCCGCTCGGCGCCGCTCCCGCTCCTCCGCGACTCCCTCCGCCTCCTCACCTCCCACGGCCTCTccgcccgcgacgccgcgcgcgTCTTCTCCGCATTTCCCACCCTCCTCACCTCCCCGCCCGGCGAGCCCCTCCGCTTCCTCTCCGCCGACGcgccgctcccgccgccgcacctccgcGCCGCGGTGCTCCGATCCccgcgcctcctcgccgcgTCCGTGCCCGACACGCTCCGCCCCgctctcctcttcctccgccgccgcgtcgcgctCCTCCGGGAGCCGctcccgctcgccgccgcgctgcTCCTGGCGTTCTCCGTCGAGCGCACCCTCCTCCCCAAGCTCCTCTTCCTCCGTGACGCCACGGGGCTCCCTGACCCCGCCGTCTGCGCGGTCCTCAGGCGCGCGCCCGCCATCCTCTCCTACGGGATCGAGACCAACCTCACGCCTAAGCTCCAGTTCCTCGCGGAGCGCATGGGGAGGGACCCCGCGGTGGAGCTGTCCGAGTTCCCGCACTACTTCGCTTTCAGCTTGGAGGGGAGGATCAGACCGAGGCACGACGCGTTGAGGGAGAGGGGTATCGAAATGTCACTCAAAGACATGCTCACAAGCAACGATGACGAGTTCAGGGAGCGGCTGATCAAGGCAACTTTGTCAGACACCAAGGCGACGTTGTGA